The Deltaproteobacteria bacterium genome includes a window with the following:
- a CDS encoding DUF3795 domain-containing protein — translation MTINPDFIAPCGLYCGVCAIYMAHRDNNLKFKERLVDLYKGEVPGGKGILPNSETLSVEDIKCRGCLSDEQFMHCRQCEIRECTREKGYTGCHQCAEFPCRYIDNFPMTVG, via the coding sequence ATGACGATAAATCCGGATTTTATTGCTCCCTGCGGCCTTTATTGCGGAGTCTGTGCCATTTATATGGCCCACCGTGATAATAATCTCAAATTCAAGGAGCGGTTAGTGGATCTTTATAAGGGAGAAGTCCCTGGGGGAAAAGGCATTCTTCCCAATAGTGAAACCCTTTCCGTAGAAGATATAAAGTGTCGTGGCTGTTTGTCGGATGAGCAGTTTATGCATTGCCGGCAGTGTGAGATCAGGGAATGCACCAGGGAAAAGGGCTACACCGGATGTCACCAATGCGCTGAATTTCCTTGCCGATACATTGACAATTTCCCCATGACTGTCGGT